The following proteins are co-located in the Bacillus pumilus genome:
- a CDS encoding XkdQ/YqbQ family protein, which produces MIELFAIRSGTMYELVTESVTLQGQRYQAPRSIQANIITKQGSQTYYRVSEGDTVLFKWKGKELFRGIVFSRTPVEGKLTFTAYDMLQYLVKNQDVYIFSNQRADQILRRIGTDFQIPMTSIANTGHVMKSLVFKNDTSLYDIILKALKETKRQTGRNYQIYSAKGKMGLRAWPDPEDVWVIESGVNLIGYQYSTSIEETATRVKMRTSVDEQGKNKKKGSKSDLVVIEQDKAGQSKYGILQHVETVTGQINQPQLQKRAKVRLSEKKGVKQEVKSIQALGIPELQSGLPIYLKIPEINVKKTYWIDQDKHEFNGVKHTMTIDVVEKNSMPKGDQA; this is translated from the coding sequence TTGATTGAGCTTTTTGCCATCAGAAGCGGCACCATGTATGAGCTTGTCACAGAGAGTGTGACACTTCAGGGGCAAAGGTATCAAGCCCCTCGCTCTATTCAGGCAAATATTATCACAAAGCAAGGCAGTCAAACATATTACCGTGTCTCAGAAGGGGACACGGTTCTTTTTAAATGGAAAGGAAAAGAACTGTTCAGAGGCATTGTGTTTTCCCGGACACCTGTTGAAGGCAAGCTGACCTTTACCGCATACGATATGCTCCAATATTTAGTGAAAAACCAAGATGTATATATTTTTTCGAATCAAAGAGCAGATCAAATCTTGAGACGGATTGGAACTGACTTTCAAATTCCAATGACCTCCATCGCAAATACAGGACATGTCATGAAATCACTGGTCTTTAAAAATGACACGAGCTTGTATGACATCATTCTGAAAGCATTGAAAGAAACGAAGCGGCAAACCGGCAGAAACTATCAAATTTATTCTGCTAAAGGCAAGATGGGGCTGAGAGCTTGGCCCGATCCAGAGGACGTATGGGTCATTGAATCAGGCGTCAATCTCATCGGTTATCAGTACAGCACCTCCATTGAAGAGACAGCAACACGCGTAAAGATGCGCACGTCTGTAGATGAACAGGGGAAGAATAAGAAAAAAGGCAGCAAATCAGATCTTGTGGTGATCGAACAGGATAAAGCAGGTCAGAGTAAATACGGCATTTTACAGCATGTTGAGACGGTAACAGGTCAAATCAACCAGCCGCAGCTTCAAAAAAGAGCCAAAGTACGGTTATCAGAGAAGAAAGGCGTTAAACAAGAAGTGAAAAGCATACAAGCGCTAGGAATTCCCGAACTGCAAAGCGGTCTCCCAATCTATTTGAAAATCCCTGAAATCAACGTAAAAAAAACCTACTGGATCGATCAAGACAAGCATGAATTCAATGGAGTAAAACACACCATGACCATTGATGTTGTTGAGAAAAATTCCATGCCAAAGGGTGATCAAGCGTGA
- a CDS encoding LysM peptidoglycan-binding domain-containing protein — MGKSVYQLWISQGKDKLRFPVLPSELEITNHVQNETVKVASFGELTFIDVPAAKQVSFTSLFPKKYSPIAEYKSIPSPENAIAKIERMMRSKKSVRLIVTGTKINMTCSIESFTHKEGSYDIGDREFTIQLKEYKTASPRKIKRKKKAKQTKKKRPSKSPPKLYTVKKGDTLWAISGRFYGDSTKWRRIWNANKAAMIKRSKRNIKQPGHWIFPGQKLKIPQ; from the coding sequence ATGGGTAAGTCAGTGTATCAATTGTGGATTTCCCAAGGAAAGGATAAGTTGCGATTCCCTGTCCTTCCATCCGAACTCGAAATCACAAATCATGTACAAAATGAAACAGTGAAGGTCGCCTCTTTTGGAGAACTGACCTTTATTGATGTACCAGCAGCTAAACAAGTATCATTCACATCATTATTTCCTAAGAAATATTCGCCGATTGCTGAATATAAAAGCATTCCATCACCAGAGAATGCGATAGCGAAAATTGAACGAATGATGCGTTCGAAAAAGTCCGTGCGATTGATTGTTACAGGGACAAAAATCAATATGACGTGCAGCATTGAAAGCTTCACCCACAAGGAAGGGTCATATGATATTGGTGATCGTGAGTTTACGATTCAGCTAAAGGAATACAAAACCGCTTCGCCTAGGAAAATCAAACGAAAGAAAAAAGCGAAACAAACCAAAAAGAAAAGACCCTCAAAATCACCACCAAAATTGTATACCGTCAAAAAAGGCGATACCTTGTGGGCCATTTCAGGCCGGTTTTATGGCGACAGTACAAAATGGCGGCGTATTTGGAATGCGAATAAAGCAGCGATGATTAAACGAAGTAAACGCAATATTAAACAGCCGGGACATTGGATTTTTCCTGGACAAAAATTGAAAATACCACAATAG